In the Dermochelys coriacea isolate rDerCor1 chromosome 23, rDerCor1.pri.v4, whole genome shotgun sequence genome, AACCAGCCCAAAGACACGTGGGGATGGGTGGTTCCATGGCAGCTGGCAAATGGCAGTTGGTTGGAGGAGGGCCTGGTGCCTGAACCCGGCCCTGGGGGTGATGGGGAAGGGGCTTGTGTCTAATCCATGCTCTGGGGAtgacagggggaggggctggcaatTCTGCCTcactgtgagagtgatggggggggaaggggctgttgTCTCAGTCCAGCGCCAGGGATgacaggggtggggctggtgtcTCAGCCCAGTCctgagggtgcggggggggggagctagtGTTTCAGTCCAGCCCTTTTACTTTTCATTAATGTCAATATTGTGATCATTGCACAAACCAGCTTTGCTTATTTTGCGTAATTGGAAATAGGAAGATTGACTGTACCCACTCTGATAACACAATTTGCTACTATAGCACAGTGTGAAGGGGTAACATCCTACTGGATGTGACGTGACATATACTGTAGCATGTTCTTGTCATGGTCAGTGTATTATCTCTGCTGTCTTAGGCAAATTAGAATTTTGTTAACCAAGGCTTCTCTACACAAATTCCTCTTGTAGTCTCAGATGAATCACGTGTTAAATTCCTGTTCTAGCAGTGTTGCACTTTGTATAAGGAAGTAATTAATATTTGCGTTTGTTATGTTTGTGAAGTGTTTGGCGTGAAAAATACTGCAGTAGCCCTACATAAATTGTTACTACATGGCCTGATTCTTGAAGGCTCACTCATAGGGACTTTGAGTACTTCTACAATACTCCCTCTTTAAATACAGTCTTATACAAGCTGCATGACTGTCATCTGAGTAGCAACTGAGTCAGTATTTCgggcggggggggtgaggagcAAATTTACAAGACAATATAAGCTGAGTTTGAAGttgaattttttccttttaaatgatttttttgtgtttgtgaaaAGTTCTCATTTGAgcttaggcgctgactccctgggtgctccagggctcaagcacccacggaaaaaagataaggggtgctcagcacccaaggACCATGGCCCTGCCTgcactctgccccaaggccctgttCCCACTGGGCCTCTTCCTCCATGGCCCCACCAGTGCTGCGCCTCTTTCTGCTCCTGCACTACCTCTTCTCCCGAGGCTCCCACCGCTCACTCCTTTCCGCCCCTCCTCCATCACTCACCCTTAAGGCAGAaggaggcagaaaggagcaagtgggaggtgctcgggggagggggtggagaggagtgagtggtgATGGGGGCGTTGGTGTAGGGGGCATGGTAGGGACAGAAAAAAGTGGAGTGAGAACAGGGCCACTGGGGAAAAGACTGAGTGGGAGCGGGCCCTCGaggcagagcacccaccagcaaaaccaaaaatcagTGCCTGTGCATTTGAGATCAATGGAGAATAAATTCCTTTATAATATCTGTAGAAAAATAGTAAAAGTAAAAGCACAAATTCCCCAACCGAGATCTAGAGAGATCACTTTGGGGAATGTTATGTCATGTTTATATAAGCCCCGTCCCGTAAAGGACCAGATTATTACTAAtttgcttttttactttttcatggGAACATTTTTCTATTAGAAACTTGGCTCGGACATTCAGCATAGCCCAGAAGAGTCATTGAATGGTGCTGAATTTATGTCACACACAGCTTGGGCTGCTTTTGATCCATGCAACCACTGACAGGTGAAAGTGTCCCGGGTTAACTAAATATCTTttcttccctcaatctgcttCCACAAAAGTAATTTTTGCTTAGTGTTTCATGGTTCAGGAAAGTAGAAGTGACCATGTAAAATTAATGCAGTTTTGTATAGAGCTGGCCAAAAACTCAAAATTTCCATTCCATTGTAAATTCCGAAATTTTGAAAGTTTTAATTTTGATCTGGAAACATAACTGGAAAGCTTGAAATTTCTCACAAAAAAGAaattatgaaaaacatttttttaaaaaaatcaaatggtttTGATTCAATTTTCCCAGTATGAAATAGAGTAGCTGACTGCTCTTAACTCCTGAAGTCTCCCTGGGCTGCATAGGGAGTCCCCCAACATTTGGGGAGTTCCCTGATGCAGAGCAGGGAACCTGCAAATCCTGAGAAACCTGGGTTCCAGGCCTTGGTGCCATCTATATGGCAGTGCCACCCTAGAACCATGGATCCTGGAATCCCAGACTCTCCTGAAACCAGTGAGGTGTGCTGTTTCCGTGAAATATTTTGGTAttgacaaatcaacattttctgatgcAGCCCCATTGTAGAagaattcctgaccagctctagttgtgTGTAAACCTCATGCTACAGTTTGTGATGTTTTCTATTTCCATTGGCAGAGAGTTGGATGGATGATATTGCAATCACTTCACAATGACTGCATGGATCAGATCAATCGCCATCCCATTTCTATATATCATCGGCAAATGGCTTTGGGGTAAGAAATCATTTTTCCTAACTACTGATCAGGAAATAAATACTGCCtgtgtaaaccctgtgtatggaAACCATGATGTAATCTGAAGAGGGAAACCCAAACCAAATGTGGGAGCTCTAATGGCATTGAGCTGGGATTAACATCATTGTGTGCTGGAGCCTGTCTACCTCCCTGGTTGTTTTTACATGCTCTCAGGTGTATGTAAAGTCTTAGTGACCCTGCCTCAGTAAGCAGGGGGAGTAACCATACATTGTCTCTGGCTGAACACAATGCTAAAATTTTCATTATTCACCCTCCTCAACTTATGGAAAAGTACAGAGAGCCATGATTAGGATGAAAGCACAGTGACACTGATGCTTAGATAGGACATTTACCCTGTCCAGGTGTATTGTTTGGAGAAGTCTAAAATAACAGAATGATTGTTAGTATTCCAAAGTGACAGAAACATTGTTTACACACACACGCTTTTCACACAATGGTGGCCAGGTACAATTGCTTTTTCTGCACTCAGGGACTTCTCCCTCCTACTTCTTACAGAGACACAAGCCACCCAAAAGGGTTGGGCAGAAAGCAGGACAATAACTAGgcttagatttttatcagtaaatgttgatttctctGTATGCACACAAGCTGACGAAAAATATTTCTATCGCTGAGAAATATTCAGAGATACAAAGTAAGAAATTGGAGTTTGATTTCAGGCTAAACTTTTGATATATTCTGTTGACAATTGTATTTTAATGCTTATAAGCTTTAACTTTTGGAATCCCAgaatctactgtcattaaataataatCTGGCCTGACCCCATTGTGTGCCcctccataatttcctgcaactgtgaaaatttaaattgatacaaaTACAAAAATTCTTAACCTGTAAACTCTTAAAATTTCAATaggaaaaaagtaattaaaaataaacattgatattatccataaaaactattttaaaaaattgaattctgccaagtctaacCCTAGCTCTGCTGTCCAcctccccatgctggccagccaCTGAGAGGAGAACACACTGTAACATCTTTAATGATGGCACAggctcctgctctgcctggagcTTCAGGAGGGACTATGCATCCTGCACCTACCCCTCAGAAGTTCAGTTTGCACCACCTCGTGCTCAAATCTGTGCATAGCTGAGCTATCGGTGAGGATCTCAAATACTCTTCCCATTCTGAAGGGGGATAATTAGGTTAGATGGGGTTCGTTTCTACCATGAAACATAACACTGCTGTTGTGTCTCAGTAATTGCATCTagggttttcttttattttttgttctcttaACACCAATAtcaagcttttgaaaaaaatcaatgatcatgatttattttctttcttgcagATGGTTTTACTGTCACTGTACATGTTGATCCTGCAATTGCCTTAGTTGGGCAAGGTGTGAAGTTGTCCTGCCAGCCCGTAGGCCACAACCCCACTAACTTTCAAGTGCATTGGTATAAATGGGAAAGGAGCAAAAATATGACGTTATATTTTTACAATAGCACAGAAAAtgagctgggccaggctggggacCTGCACAGGAGTGACACTCCCAGGGGACGATATGAGAACGGGGTCGTTACGGTGAAGCTCTTTCCAGTGCAAGTAGAAGATAGTGggcagtatgtgtgtgtggtgacAAATGATGGTGTCTATCAAGAAGCTATCGCCCAGGTGACTGTTGCAGGTAAGCATGGATATTTTCATACAGAAATGTCGCTGGCAGTGGACAATGCTGCACTTTTCACAGTGGCACTGATTCTCCATTGCATTCCACTGTGTGTGGCCAGCTGTATTTCCATTCAATCCTTTCCTCCCAATAGGAAGGGTTCAACGGCTGGCAAGGGAAGGAGAAACAGCATCTGTTGTAGATGAACATCCACGTGTGTGCAATGCTATGGGAGGTGGGCAGAGGAAgtgcaggactgggagtcagggaaGCTTCAGCAGTTTGGTGTCCATCTCACATAGTATATGCAAATTATACCCAGTGTATGCATACAACATGAACACATCATGTAcatttttctctgtctttttgCTAGTGGCATGTGCAATTCTCATCCACCTGCATTGTGTGTGCTGCTGATGCACAAcagcaataaaatgaataaagcgCAGGGGCAAAGCTGGGCCATTAcctcccatcacacacacacacacacatgcatccaGGCAGTACATTAGAGTCTGGTGGAACTGTGAGGTCGCTGTCCACCTGTGGTTTGTACACACTGCCCCTGGTTCTCAGTTACGCTAAGGCCCTTTTACGTGGAAATGAACCGCTGACCTTACCCCTTGTACAGAGAAGGTTCTCCTTGGCCAGTATAGTGCTGATGTATGGGTTCTATAGTGGCCTTGCTTCCGTATGTGGTGTAAGGGGCATGTCAGGAttgtgggagagagggagcaggctAAGGGCTGGTAGGGGTATGGCTGGAGCACACTGTGCTTTGGCTATGCTCTGCTTCCCAGGGCTCAAAGGGGACCATGAGAAGCAAAATCAAAGTTAGAATAGCCCTAAGGCTGCTCTGACTTACAATGGGCCCTAGCGGGGCCCCTGAATGAGCTCAAAATATGGAGAGCATAGATAAAGACAAAGATAGATCTCCCCTTTTCTGAAAATACTGTATTCTTACTGACCTGCTACCATTCCAAAAGTGAAGCTGTCACATACATATGATGTAGTCATGTCTACATACAGTTTGGGATCAGCTTGTGAAGTGTTTGGTGATCTCTTGAGGTAGAAATCTCTCTGTATGAATTTAAGATAATTGGAAATGCAAAATTATAGTTCAGTGTAGATTCAGTAGGACATGGTGACTGTAATGATAGTGATGATCATTCATCATTAGCACTCTTTGTTTGGTTTGTTAGCTAATTCTTCAGTCGGTTTAACATTTTCTGAAATTGGTTTTTACTCTAGGTTTTGGATCTGCACCTCGACTAACTATAGACCATCAGCAGAATAATTCCGTCACTCTGAGGTGTACGTCCCAAGGCTGGTACCCACAACCTGAAGTATGCTGGACTGACAGCACAGGCCAAAATATAACTGCTATGGCTGAAACAAGAATCCAAAAAGATGTGAGAGATCTGTATCAAATCCACAGTACACTCAGGGTAGCAGATATTGCTTCTGACACCATCTTATGCACGATAAGAAATCCCTTGCTGAAGAGGCACCACAAAAAAGTTATTGCAATTTCAGGTAAGAGATGTAGTACTGTCAAAGCAAATATTCCTGCTGTTCCTTATGAAATTGGGCTAAACGCATCTGCCTTGTGGCCAACCATGTCATTCAAGACTTGCCTACGTGGAGACCAACACACATTattggggtgtgatttctaaagtgcattaaTGGGTTGCACATTCATTAGTCCATGTAGACACCCAGCTGCTGCTCACTAAAGTTTCCCTGGTGTGCTTTACCATGTTATTGTTTGAAACAGTAATATGgtaaatcacactagggaacttttagtgtgcatcATCaaggtctacacagaccaattaatgcacaacacattggTGCACTTTATTAATCATACTTCCTTAGTGCCCATTACCCCCATTGCGTAGCCAAGCCTTTGGTGTACAACTCAGCATTTCTTTTCAAATACTATCCTTGAAATcaccaaagatgtaaaagatagtaGAGCTCTGATTCTCTTTTTCATTTATCTCTGTGTATATTAGGAGTGACCTCCTGAAGCTAATGAAGTTACACTATTGTAAAAACTGTATAAATAAGAGGAGAATTAGGGCTGTCCtctttttcactctctctcttacacaTTAATATGAGGCATTATGTGCTGTTGGTGCAAATATAACCCCCTGAACATTTTTCAGGTTTCTTTGATGTGGAGGCAGAACATGATATCATTACCACTGTAACTGGGGAAAATGCCATTCTTCCCTGCCGGCTGATTACGAAACATCTGCCCCCTAGCATGGAGTTGCAATGGAAGAAAGTTGGGCCTGGAAAGGATAAGATCATCTATTTCTATCTCTATGATGAAAGCAGCACCCTGGTTGATTCTTATCCACAGAGTGACAAATGCCCAATGAGCTATTTATCTCCAAATGGAGACAATAGCAGAGAATGGCTCAGGAAGGAATATGAAAAAAAGGCAgaagtttttaaaggaaaagagtttgggaaaggaaatatttctctgAAACTGAACAATATTCAGGTGGAAGATGAAGGGAAATATGTATGCTCTGCCTCAGCCAACTTGTTTCACAGAGAGATCATCATTGAAGTCTTGGTTATAGGTAAGAAAAGCCTAGAATTGGAGAAAGCAAATAGAATAACAGAGTTCTGCTACATCTCCCCAAGAGCCAGCACGGGTTTGTCCCTTCTCTACAGCACATTTTCTATTGCTTTgtctattattgttttaaaactcCTAAATAATGGAGTTTCCACTTCTTCCATTGGGAAGCTAATACATGGTCTAATGCATCTCACTGTGAGATCAGGTTCCTGATTTCAGAAGTGATTTCAGACTGTCTGCTGTTAGAAGAGGTACGAATAATAATCACTCAACCCTTTACTTTCCTTTAAAATGCCAATTCTTTCCAAAATTTAAAGGGATGTTAGAGTGCAATTTAAACTACTTTTTAATAAGCCTTTTTGaagcagaataataataataagccatAACAACATAcaatcaaagaaatgtagggctggaagggacctccagaagtTATTATGAGTTGTTATGGCAAAAATTTGTTTACAACAGAGAACAGATGTTTTTCGTTCCACACTTAGgttgaaaaattacatttttattccataaggataaaattttcaaaagtggcgtAAAGATTTAGGATCttgagtcccattttcaaaagttacttagTTGTTGTCTACACAGAGGCACTCTGgaaaattaatcccaattaacTAAAATTTGAATGTAAAGTTGTcaggtttccttccccactctgaactctagggtacagatgtggggaccagcatgaaagaccccttaagcttatttttaccagcttaagttaaaaacttttttttttccccaaggcacaaattccaccttatccttgaacagtatgctgccaccaccaagtgatttaacaaacaatcagggaatggaccacttggagttcctatttccccaaatatccccccaagcccttacaccccctttcctggtatAATTATTCTGTAACCCTAGGGTAATATATTGACATACAGCAGGTTATGGTCATTTTACTGCAAATAGTGTCCTGTGGCAATTCCAcacactttctttcttttcctgccaTCTTATCAATATAACCTATTTATCTATAAGCAGAAGGTGGTAATTGCATCCCTTTCTTCCTGCACAAAATGACTCCTTCATGTGCCCTTTTGCTGAACTATGCCAGGGTTAGTATGGCAGCCATCTATTAATGACAAAGAACAGCAATATATGTCCATCTTTTCACACTAAGGcttatttttggtttattttttttcttttaaagtttgtaaagtgtGAGTTATTCGGGGTGAGAGACACTATGTAAAGGTGCAGTGATTGGGGATTTGGCTGTAGCTCAGTCTCTCTCATTGTGGAGCACATTCTGCTCAGTGTAAATATTCGAGGCAAATTCTGCCCTCCATTAACTCCATGCAGAACTGTTAGCTTCACTAAGCTTGTACAGGTATAAATGAGAGCAATACTTGAACCTTCATCTTTGTTCAGGCAGAGCAAAGCAGATATGCTTCTGGAAACAGGAAAATTATTTCCCATTGTTTCTACTGGGATTTATCTTAAATCATATTAACCAAAACATACACTCTTTGCTTTGAGATGAAACAGTGAACAAATGCATAGATTACTCTGAGATCTTTTCATACTGTACCCTCTCTGAGCATCTCTCGGCATTGTCAGACATGCATCCATTGTGATAATGCTTCCTTTTTTACAGGAGTAGGGAATGAAACTTCTTTACAAATGCATCTGCAGAAAGCTTGCAAATATGAATGTAAATGGAAAGGGCGGTATCCAAAGCCCATGGTCTTCTGGAGAAATCACAAAGGACAAAGCATAAACTCATTGGCTGAGACAACAGAAGTGCAGGGTGAGCAAAAGCTTTTCACAGTAGCAAGCACCATTGCTGTGTCATGTGATACTCCGGAGATTACCTGTGCCATTGTCAACACAGAATCGGAGATGATTCAACAATCAACTGCTCAACACTTTGGTATGTAACTTTGTATGTCATTATTATTCCAGGAAACTTGCCCTCTTCTGAGCAAGTGttactgcttttttttatttggtcTATGGGGCATCATCCTGCCTATTAACAAACACAAATCTTTACATTCTGAATCTTAACTTATATCTATCCCCAAATAATTCATCTGTAACAAGTTAGGACTTTATTCTTCAAGATGCTGAGCACATGTCTGTGACCTGCTCAGCACCCTCATCTCCCATCGTATCATCTTGCAGTGTTAATTTTGATTGTGGCTGAGAATGGATTAAAGGGGCAAATGGACGCTCTTGAAATCTATGGGACTCTAACAGATGAAGGGCTTGCAGGATGATCACACTGCAACATGCAGTGTTTCTGATATAGAACTGCTTCTGCACTCCTCTCAGATGTGACTGCATTTCTATGATGGGTGAGGCATTTCTACTTCTAGAGGGATTTGTTCAATCTCATTCAAAGTGTGGCAGCTTGTGCCAGTCAGGATAGAATTTGGCCTTTCCTCTGTTATGGGGTCACTCAGGATGAGAGATTGTTTAGTGGGGCTTCTGCTGCGTCAAGGAGGGGTAGCTACATGCCAACAGTTTTGTCAATGGTCTAGGAAAGGAGCTACTGGAACAGTACATACATGTATACAGTTGGATCAGAGAGCTGCTACAACCACTCTTGCCACCACCAGTGTATTTCTTTCTCTCAAAAACACATACGCTCTCTCACACACTGCTCTCAAAATATAGCGCTCATCACAAACACCAATTGCTTAAACTTTTTGGGATGAATTTCAGCCATATTTACATATCCAGATAAGTGACCTCATTTTCAGAGTTGTTGAGCAACTC is a window encoding:
- the LOC119847427 gene encoding butyrophilin-like protein 2, whose translation is MTAWIRSIAIPFLYIIGKWLWDGFTVTVHVDPAIALVGQGVKLSCQPVGHNPTNFQVHWYKWERSKNMTLYFYNSTENELGQAGDLHRSDTPRGRYENGVVTVKLFPVQVEDSGQYVCVVTNDGVYQEAIAQVTVAGFGSAPRLTIDHQQNNSVTLRCTSQGWYPQPEVCWTDSTGQNITAMAETRIQKDVRDLYQIHSTLRVADIASDTILCTIRNPLLKRHHKKVIAISGFFDVEAEHDIITTVTGENAILPCRLITKHLPPSMELQWKKVGPGKDKIIYFYLYDESSTLVDSYPQSDKCPMSYLSPNGDNSREWLRKEYEKKAEVFKGKEFGKGNISLKLNNIQVEDEGKYVCSASANLFHREIIIEVLVIGVGNETSLQMHLQKACKYECKWKGRYPKPMVFWRNHKGQSINSLAETTEVQGEQKLFTVASTIAVSCDTPEITCAIVNTESEMIQQSTAQHFGFLICFLLFIAVTVEHFFGKCESQFQNVIDQVQRKREQSRNDYEQLQRENDQLQVENSKFALISRIWRRMVKYCLLAEFL